One part of the Botrytis cinerea B05.10 chromosome 8, complete sequence genome encodes these proteins:
- the Bcisn1 gene encoding Bcisn1 — protein sequence MTTRFRVEYALKTHRRDQFIEWIKGLLAVPFVLHSQPTGVFESRNGTIGEMAEIAHRRYAEIMQDVEDMIDDHIAHQKVGLGGQSKLKLLVPSIGTFFTRLPLADAFRYQDRKRFISSRRFVPPSFNDIRLILNTAQLMGVTSAGSVDLATFDGDVTLYDDGKSLEPTNPVIERIINLMSHNTKIGIVTAAGYTEADKYYGRLHGLLEAIKASSILTPEQKQNLIVMGGESNFLFTYDASSPYLLTHHPRRSWILPSMTTWTQPSITALLDLAEFSLRECVTNLDLPATILRKERAVGIVPLEPGYKFARESLEETVLVVQKKLEMSEVGRSLPFCAFNGGNDVFVDIGDKSWGVLVCQKFFGGNVEDESQWIKKDKTLHVGDQFLSAGSNDFKARVVGTTAWIASPRETVELLDELVGLIQKS from the exons ATGACGACGAG ATTTCGAGTTGAGT ATGCACTTAAAACTCATCGACGAGATCAATTCATAG aatggatCAAAGGTTTATTAGCTGTACCGTTTGTTCTACATTCACAGCCAACCGGTGTATTCGAATCTAGAAATGGAACCATTGGTGAGATGGCTGAGATTGCCCACCGCCGTTACGCCGAAATCATgcaagatgttgaagatatgattgatgatcACA TCGCCCATCAAAAAGTTGGCTTAGGAGGTCAATCCAAGTTAAAACTCCTGGTTCCCAGCATTGGTACATTTTTCACTCGACTACCACTGGCGGACGCTTTTAGATATCAGGATAGAAAGCGCTTTATTTCCTCGAGACGATTTGTTCCACCTTCTTTCAACGATATCAGGCTTATTTTGAACACTGCACAGCTCATGGGTGTCACTTCTGCGGGATCAGTGGATTTGGCCACTTTTGATGGTGATGTTACTTT GTATGATGACGGTAAAAGTCTTGAGCCTACAAACCCTGTTATTGAGCGAATAATTA ATCTTATGAGCCACAATACCAAGATTGGAATTGTAACTGCAGCTGGATATACCGAGGCTGATAAGTATTATGGAAGACTTCATGGACTGTTGGAAGCAATTAAAGCTTCCAGCATTCTTACACCAGAGCAAAAGCAGAATCTTATCGTAATGG GTGGTGAATCcaacttcctcttcacctATGACGCCAGCTCCCCATACCTTCTAACTCATCACCCCCGTCGCTCTTGGATTCTGCCCAGTATGACCACTTGGACTCAGCCAAGTATAACTGCTCTTCTCGACCTCGCTGAGTTCTCCCTTCGCGAGTGCGTTACCAATCTTGATCTACCTGCTACTATTCTTCGAAAAGAGCGAGCTGTGGGTATTGTTCCTCTGGAACCGGGCTATAAATTTGCACGGGAGTCACTCGAAGAAACTGTATTAGTTGTACAAAAGAAACTCGAGATGTCGGAAGTCGGTCGTTCTTTACCTTTTTGTGCTTTCaatggaggaaatgatgtttttgtGGATATTGGCGATAAGAGCTGGGGAGTGCTGGTCTGTCAGAAATTCTTTGGTGGAAATGTCGAGGACGAAAGTCAATGGATAAAAAAGGACAAGACATTACATGTTGGAGACCAGTTTTTGAGTGCCGGTAGCAATGATTTCAAAGCGAGAGTTGTGGGTACTACGGCTTGGATTGCAAGTCCAAGGGAGACGGTAGAATTGCTTGACGAACTAGTAGGACTCATTCAGAAGAGTTAG